Proteins found in one Aethina tumida isolate Nest 87 chromosome 1, icAetTumi1.1, whole genome shotgun sequence genomic segment:
- the LOC109595107 gene encoding vacuolar protein sorting-associated protein 28 homolog, with translation MTQENRPELFEEVKLYQNARERDKYDNLADLYAVINTLQQLEKAYIRDCVTPKEYTGACSKLLVQYKAAFRQVRGDEFPTVDAFVKKYRLDCPAALERIKEDRPITIKDDKGNTSKCIADIVSLFITIMDKLRLDIRAMDDLHPELRDLVDTMNRLSIIPSDFEGKQKVAEWLATLNSMQASDELSESQIRQLLFDLESSYSAFNKLLHNSS, from the exons atgactCAAG AAAATCGTCCAGAACTCTTTGAAGAAGTCAAGTTGTATCAAAACGCAAGGGAACGTGATAA GTACGACAATTTAGCAGATTTATATGCAGTCATCAACACACTGCAACAACTTGAAAAGGCATACATTCGGGACTGTGTTACTCCAAAGGAATACACAGGAGCATGTAGCAAATTGTTAGTGCAATACAAAGCTGCCTTTCGTCAAGTAAGAGGCGATGAGTTTCCTACAGTGGATGCATTTGTTAAGAAGTATCGA CTTGATTGTCCTGCTGCATTAGAGAGAATCAAAGAAGACAGGCCCATTACTATTAAAGATGATAAAGGCAACACAAGTAAATGTATTGCAGATATTGTTTCTCTTTTTATTACCATAATGGATAAGCTACGACTAGACATTAGAGCCATGGATGATCTCCATCCAGAGTTACGGGATTTAGTAGACACAATGAACAGGCTAAGCATAATTCCATCTGATTTTGAAGGCAAGCAGAAAGTTGCAGAGTGGCTGGCAACACTCAACTCAATGCAAGCATCTGATGAACTGTCAGAATCCCAAATTCGTCAATTGTTGTTTGATTTAGAAAGTTCTTACAGTGCTTTTAACAAATTGTTGCACAATTCttcatga
- the LOC109595094 gene encoding potassium/sodium hyperpolarization-activated cyclic nucleotide-gated channel 1-like translates to MSSYVMSSETKSTAFSAYGHDCIVQTATDVDVVLKLFPGDSLCARIRRKLSRLIVVSEKCKVNTSNLRSFGAFLKEQERQLTQYPHKLHPQSILRLCWEIFIIILILLDLFLHAIDLPFMYDNVFVSSFSWIFIRIFIEALLLTNILVGLITGYYDDIAQEIVFSSKKIFLHKLKTDVLFFISVVPIQIPAEYYITPKHRGLLILLYLLKLPLLFTFHGYYKRILEFFEVKHHVYLKTIIIIYMILYVHLLCCYLIFVKRSVSHYIGLVYRSRVNATVPAYIYVSGIYQASIVLYTAGYGKAEPANQLENLFICISWYLSRLFFIFVLACFMESIKVSTSSRSRYLALEHELEEYMRHKQLPSYIRNRIYTYYEFRFQRRYFREDEILNTISGQLKQEINMHACKKLVENVSFFRNLPMNLLVRIISCLQIQVFLTNDVIIRAGTPGKCMYFISTGTVAVYTKSGKEICHLKDGDHFGEVSLLYKDTLRIASVISIEISEIYTLDKKDFVKAIYPYPDLLSNIQNIAADRMETAFMLDEHNKSELAQRKMLYDIDH, encoded by the exons ATGTCGAGCTACGTAATGTCGAGTGAAACGAAAAGCACCGCG ttttcAGCCTACGGCCACGACTGCATCGTACAAACCGCCACCGATGTAGATGTGGTTCTCAAACTATTCCCCGGCGATTCATTGTGCGCCCGAATTCGCAGGAAATTGTCAAGATTGATTGTGGTGTCCGAAAAATGTAAAGTCAACACCAGTAACTTGCGTAGCTTCGGAGCCTTCCTGAAAGAACAGGAGCGGCAACTGACCCAATATCCCCATAAATTACATCCCCAAAGCATCTTAAG ATTGTGTtgggaaatatttattatcattttgatCTTATTGGACTTATTCCTGCACGCAATTGATTTACCGTTCATGTATGACAACGTTTTTGTCAGCTCATTCTCTTGGATTTTCATTAGAATATTCATTGAAGCCCTCCTCCTGACAAACATTCTAGTTGGTTTGATAACTGGATACTACGATGACATTGCGCAAGAGATTGTGTTTTCATCGAAAAAGATTTTCTT GCATAAGTTGAAAACTGATGTACTCTTTTTTATATCGGTTGTCCCCATACAGATTCCCGCCGAATATTATATAACACCAAAGCACAGGggtttattgatattattatatttacttaaattaccaTTGCTTTTTACATTCCATGGATACTACAAGAGAATTCTCGAG tttttcgaAGTGAAACATCatgtatatttgaaaacaataatcatTATCTACATGATATTATATGTCCATTTGCTATGctgctatttaatttttgtaaaaagatCAGTAAGTCACTACATAGGCTTGGTATATAGAtc AAGAGTCAATGCCACAGTTCCAgcatatatttatgttagtgGTATTTATCAGGCTTCCATCGTTCTATACACTGCAGGATACGGCAAAGCTGAACCTGCTAATCAATtggagaatttatttatttgtatcagTTGGTATTTGTCCAgacttttctttatttttgttctgg CTTGTTTCATGGAAAGCATTAAAGTGTCAACTTCGTCGAGAAGCAGATACTTGGCTTTGGAACATGAGCTTGAGGAATATATGAGACACAAGCAACTGCCATCTTACATAAGGAATAGAATTTACACTTATTATGAGTTTAGATTCCAAAGAAGATATTTTCGAGAAGACGAAATTTTGAATACCATTTCTGGTCAACTTAAAcaa GAAATAAATATGCACGCTTGCAAGAAATTGGTTGAGAATGTTTCGTTCTTCAGAAATCTGCCAATGAATTTGTTGGTACGGATTATATCCTGTCTACAAATACAAGTGTTCCTTACAAATGATGTAATAATAAGAGCGGGCACTCCAGGGAAGTGcatgtattttatatcaacAGGAACAGTTGCAGTTTATACGAAATCCGGAAAAGAG ATTTGTCATTTAAAAGATGGAGATCATTTTGGTGAAGTGTCTTTGTTATACAAAGATACACTGAGAATTGCATCTGTAATTTCAATAGAGATCTCAGAAATCTACACTTTGGATAAGAAAGACTTTGTTAAAGCCATATATCCGTATCCAGATTTGTTAtcaaacattcaaaatattgcTGCTGACAGAATGGAAACCGCATTTATGCTCGATGAACATAATAAGAGCGAACTGGCgcaaagaaaaatgttatatgaTATTGATCATTAA